ACGAGGGACTGGTAGGAACTCGGCGCGCGAGAACCACTATCTACTACCGGATCACGTCGGAGCGCGTGCTGCCGATCCTTACTGAGCTCTACAAGCTGTTCTGCGCCGATGGCGACGTCGAGGAAGGTGCATCCTGACGATGGAGGGTTTTACCCCATTTTCGGCCATCCTGGGCGGTGCGCTTATCGGCTTCTCGGCCTCGCTCCTGTGGATCGCCAATGGGCGCATCGCCGGCATCAGCGGCATCGTCGGCGGCGTGCTTGCGCCCGTTCACGGCGATGTGGCGTGGCGCGGGATGTTTCTGGTCGGCCTGATCGCTGCGCCCTTGCTCTACCGCGCGGCAGGGGGCGTGCTCCCAAACCTCGCCACGCCGGCGCCCCTCATCGCCGTGATCGCAGCCGGCCTCCTGGTCGGGTTTGGGACACGGCTCGGAAGTGGCTGCACCAGCGGCCACGGCGTCTGCGGGATCGCCAGGCTTTCGCCCCGGTCGCTTGCTGCGACCGCTATCTTCCTCATCACGGCGGCGGTGACTGTGTACGTCGCCCGACACATCATTGGGCTATGAGAAAATGAAGAAGCTGCTCGTTGCACTGGCCTCAGGGTTCATTTTCGGCTTGGGTCTGATCGTCTCGGCCATGGTCAGTCCAGGCAAGGTTCTGGCGTTCCTTGATGTCACCGCACCGGCCTGGGACCCAAGCCTGGCCCTGGTCCTGGTATCAGCGGTCATCGTTTCAGCGTTGGGATTTGCGCTCGGCCGAAGGCGCGAGGCCCCGCTTTTCGCCGCTACGTTTAACGGTGCATCGAACCGCTCCCTGGACGGGAAGCTCCTCTCAGGCGCGGCTCTGTTTGGCATTGGATGGGGTCTCGTCGGATACTGCCCTGGCCCTGCCCTGGTAGCGTTGAGCCTTGGGGCACCGGCGGCGCTGGTGTTCGTCATCGCAATGCTCGTCGGCATGGGCCTCTTCGCTCTCCTCCAGCGCCACCAGGCGGCCGCGGTGGGAGCTAAGCCATGACGCCGGTCGATCTCCTCACCCTCCTATCCGGTGTGATCGTTGGCTTCACCTTGGGCGTGATCGGCGGCGGCGGCTCGATCCTTGCCCTGCCATTATTGCTGTACGTCGTCGGCATGAAGGACCCGCACGTGGCGATCGGCACGAGCGCGCTGGCGGTCGCCGCCAACGCCTTCGCCAACCTGGTCCAGCACGCCCGGGCGGGAACCGTGAAGTGGCCCTGCGCCTTGGTTTTCGGGGTATCGGGTGTCGCCGGAGCCCTGATTGGCTCGACCCTGGGCAAGATGGTGGCCGGTCAGCACCTGCTGGTGCTATTCGCGGGCGTCATGATCGTGGTCGGACTTTCCATGCTGCGCGGCAAGTCTGGCGGCGGGGACCCGGACGTGCGGATCACGCGGCCGATCGCTGTCCGGCTCGTCGTGATCGGGCTTCTCGCCGGCCTGCTGTCAGGATTCTTCGGCATCGGCGGGGGTTTTCTGATCGTTCCCGGCATCATGCTCGGCAGCGGCATGCCTATCCTCAACGCGGTCGGTTCGTCGCTGTTTTCCGTGGGGGCGTTCGGCTCGGCGACAGCCTTCAACTACGCCCTGTCAGGGCTCGTGGACTGGCGCGTGGCCGGCTTCTTCATCGCAGGCGGGGTCGGTGGCGGCATCGCCGGCATGAAAATAGCCATCCGGCTCGCCGACCATAAGGGCCTGCTCACCCGCATGTTCGCTTTCGTCCTGTTGGCCGTGGCCACCTACATGCTGTTCCGCAGCCTGGGCGGGATCGGCACCTAACCACCTTTGGAGACCGATCATGATTTTCCGTCAATTGTTCGAGCCGGAGTCCTCGACCTACACCTATCTCCTTGGCTGTCCTGAGACGCGCAAGGCCGTCCTGATCGATCCCGTCCTCGAGTCGATCGAACGCGACCTTGCCGCGCTTCAGGAGCTCCACCTTGAACTGGCCTATACGCTAGAGACGCATGTCCATGCGGACCACGTCACATCGGCCTGCTATCTGCGAAGCCTGACCGGCTCCAAAATCGCTTATCCCGCGATGGACGGCCTTCCTTGTGCTGACGTAGGGGTCGCGGAGGACCAGCCCCTGACTGTCGGCGCGCTCACGCTTCAACCGCTGTTTACGCCGGGGCATACCGACGCCCATCATACTTACCTGGTTGATCAGCCCGGTGTCCTCCGCGCTTTTACCGGCGACGCATTGCTGATTGACGGCTGTGGCCGCACCGACTTCCAGAACGGCGACGCCGCCACGCTCTATCAATCGGTCACGCAAAAGATTTTCACCCTGCCGGGGGACGGACAGATCTTCCCCGCTCACGATTACAATCATCGTCGCATCACGACGGTGGCTCAGGAGCGCGAGCGGAACCCTCGCCTCGCGGGCAAGACCGTCCAGGAGTTTGTGGCGATCATGGACGCTCTCGATCTGCCTTACCCCAAGAAGATCGACATCGCCGTGCCCGCGAACAAGCTTTGCGGTGATTGCCCGACAGATCTGCCCGAGCGGCTACGCCAGATTGGCGGCAAGTCCGAACAGGGTTGAGAGCCCATGCACAGGAGAAGATTTATGCCGCGACGTACCTCGAAACAACTGGTTTCTGAAGCCAATGCCCTTGTCGAAAGTCTCCCGCCTGAAGAAGCAGCCCGGCTCGTCGGCAATTCCGATATTCAGTTTGTTGACATTCGCGAGCCAGCGGAAGTCGCGAAATCGGGTCTGGTCGCTGGCGCGGTGAACGTCCCGCGTGGCCTGCTCGAATTCCAGATCGATCCGGAAAGTCCTACTCACAATGCCAAGCTCGCGGCAGGATCGCGGCTGGTGCTCTATTGTGGGTCCGGCGCCCGCTCAGCCCTTGCCGCAAAATCGCTCAAGGAAATGGGCGTTGAGAACGTCGTCCACGTGCCAGGCGGGTTTTCGGCGCTCAAGGAGGCGGGCGCCTTGATCGCATCGGAATAAGTTCATGGTGCCGTTATTCCTAGCTGTCACGGTGCTGATGTGACCTAACCTAGCTTT
The Sphingobium sp. Z007 genome window above contains:
- a CDS encoding DUF6691 family protein; the protein is MKKLLVALASGFIFGLGLIVSAMVSPGKVLAFLDVTAPAWDPSLALVLVSAVIVSALGFALGRRREAPLFAATFNGASNRSLDGKLLSGAALFGIGWGLVGYCPGPALVALSLGAPAALVFVIAMLVGMGLFALLQRHQAAAVGAKP
- a CDS encoding sulfite exporter TauE/SafE family protein, producing the protein MTPVDLLTLLSGVIVGFTLGVIGGGGSILALPLLLYVVGMKDPHVAIGTSALAVAANAFANLVQHARAGTVKWPCALVFGVSGVAGALIGSTLGKMVAGQHLLVLFAGVMIVVGLSMLRGKSGGGDPDVRITRPIAVRLVVIGLLAGLLSGFFGIGGGFLIVPGIMLGSGMPILNAVGSSLFSVGAFGSATAFNYALSGLVDWRVAGFFIAGGVGGGIAGMKIAIRLADHKGLLTRMFAFVLLAVATYMLFRSLGGIGT
- a CDS encoding rhodanese-like domain-containing protein, with translation MPRRTSKQLVSEANALVESLPPEEAARLVGNSDIQFVDIREPAEVAKSGLVAGAVNVPRGLLEFQIDPESPTHNAKLAAGSRLVLYCGSGARSALAAKSLKEMGVENVVHVPGGFSALKEAGALIASE
- a CDS encoding YeeE/YedE family protein → MEGFTPFSAILGGALIGFSASLLWIANGRIAGISGIVGGVLAPVHGDVAWRGMFLVGLIAAPLLYRAAGGVLPNLATPAPLIAVIAAGLLVGFGTRLGSGCTSGHGVCGIARLSPRSLAATAIFLITAAVTVYVARHIIGL
- a CDS encoding MBL fold metallo-hydrolase, which translates into the protein MIFRQLFEPESSTYTYLLGCPETRKAVLIDPVLESIERDLAALQELHLELAYTLETHVHADHVTSACYLRSLTGSKIAYPAMDGLPCADVGVAEDQPLTVGALTLQPLFTPGHTDAHHTYLVDQPGVLRAFTGDALLIDGCGRTDFQNGDAATLYQSVTQKIFTLPGDGQIFPAHDYNHRRITTVAQERERNPRLAGKTVQEFVAIMDALDLPYPKKIDIAVPANKLCGDCPTDLPERLRQIGGKSEQG